A single Desulfomicrobium apsheronum DNA region contains:
- a CDS encoding PAS domain S-box protein: MTKTMRLKNNADLRFEDFFDLQEVQNIQDSFAMATGVASLITSPEGTPLTRPSNFTRLCGEVIRGSRTGLENCMRSDALLGEYNSAGPNIRRCMSGGLWDAGVSITVGGRHVASWLIGQVRSSLADEEAMLGYARTIGVDPQEYREAMEQVPFMEEEQFRRIADALFIIANSLSEKAYQQKMLLEEKRERQKMDAMRKMLMDRSLDAIVIIDQNHRVIEANRRFAEMLGYSQREVLELRTWDFEANMTEAMVRELFSDLSQVNSVFESRHRRKDGTVFDVEVSTAGADIDGRCCVIAFSRDITERKEAERNLRQSEQHFRTLFELSRDGFILADSAGRFLDANKAYCDMTGYTVPELRALGDFYAITPEKWQQWQRDEIWARLFKTGDTGVYQKEYIHKDGHIFPVELRDFAVHDDNGAVKYAWGIVRDISERAWTEERMHTLMQMVEQSPACIIMTDPQGNIEYVNPKFTDLSGYSFDEVRGENPRILGSGYKSREEYQELWSTIESGRQWRGEFRNRHKDGSLYWESALIAPILDSEGRIAHYVAIKEDITQRRHAEEELRKRDINFKKIVDILPQLVSYIDKDLCYRFVNAAYSNFFSGGSLIGRTVPEIIGEKAFEAARGHIEQVFQGKTVHYGATLTYPVMGERFVDVYLIPYYSSHGVVGGYYAILNDLTHLKKIEDSLRRAKDEAEAASKLKSEFLANMSHEIRTPLNGILGMLQLMQSTTLDTEQRLCLHTAIKSSRRLTRLLSDILDISKIEADKLVFREHAFDIMDVNKALTELFGQAVKEKSVAYDFMVDPCLPKQVMGDEARLVQVLFNLVGNSLKFTDQGHVRVEVSVLPFTAGAPLRLLFSVSDTGQGMSEQIQKDIFEPFIQSDGSYTRRHQGVGLGLTIVRKLVQRMGGSLCLDSTSGQGTAIYVSLPFGLPPQRTGQELSSRGLCDGLPGLRLLMVEDDAVNLLCGQRLLEKAGYVVTAARDGQEALEALLGKDFDLVLMDIQMPVLDGIQTTRAIRHAASFAHVSDIPIIALTAHAMAGDQEKFLAAEMDGYLSKPFDLCKINQEIARVISLPRRGTRQED; this comes from the coding sequence ATGACCAAAACCATGCGCCTGAAAAACAACGCGGACCTGCGTTTCGAGGATTTCTTCGATCTGCAAGAGGTTCAGAATATCCAGGACAGCTTTGCCATGGCCACGGGTGTCGCGTCCCTCATAACCTCCCCGGAAGGGACCCCGTTGACTCGGCCCAGCAATTTCACCCGGCTCTGCGGCGAGGTCATCCGGGGTTCCCGGACGGGACTTGAAAATTGCATGCGCTCCGATGCCCTGCTTGGCGAATACAATTCCGCCGGTCCGAACATAAGACGTTGCATGAGCGGTGGATTGTGGGACGCAGGCGTGAGCATCACAGTTGGCGGCAGGCATGTCGCCAGCTGGCTCATCGGACAGGTGCGCTCCAGCCTTGCGGACGAGGAGGCCATGCTCGGCTATGCGCGAACCATCGGCGTCGACCCCCAGGAATACCGCGAGGCCATGGAGCAGGTCCCCTTCATGGAGGAGGAGCAATTCCGCCGCATCGCGGACGCCCTCTTCATCATTGCCAACTCGCTGTCCGAAAAGGCCTATCAGCAGAAAATGCTGCTTGAGGAAAAGAGGGAGCGGCAGAAGATGGACGCCATGCGCAAGATGCTCATGGACCGCAGCCTGGATGCGATAGTCATCATTGATCAGAATCATCGCGTGATTGAAGCCAACAGACGTTTCGCGGAGATGCTCGGGTATTCGCAGAGGGAAGTGCTTGAATTGCGGACCTGGGACTTTGAAGCGAACATGACGGAGGCGATGGTCAGGGAGCTGTTTTCCGATCTGTCCCAAGTCAACTCCGTTTTCGAATCCAGGCATCGCAGAAAGGACGGCACGGTCTTCGACGTCGAGGTCAGCACGGCAGGAGCCGACATCGACGGCCGCTGCTGCGTCATCGCCTTCAGTCGCGACATCACCGAACGCAAGGAGGCCGAAAGAAACCTCCGTCAAAGCGAACAGCATTTTCGGACACTCTTTGAATTGAGTCGGGACGGGTTCATCCTGGCCGATTCGGCCGGCCGGTTTCTGGATGCCAACAAGGCTTATTGCGACATGACGGGCTACACCGTGCCGGAACTGCGCGCTCTTGGCGATTTCTACGCCATCACTCCTGAAAAGTGGCAGCAATGGCAGCGGGACGAGATTTGGGCGCGGCTCTTCAAGACCGGTGACACAGGGGTTTACCAGAAGGAGTACATCCACAAGGACGGGCACATTTTCCCGGTGGAACTGCGCGACTTCGCGGTCCATGACGATAACGGTGCCGTCAAGTACGCCTGGGGCATCGTGCGGGACATCTCCGAGCGCGCCTGGACCGAGGAGAGGATGCACACCCTGATGCAGATGGTCGAGCAGAGCCCGGCCTGCATCATAATGACCGATCCGCAGGGAAACATCGAATACGTCAATCCCAAATTCACGGACCTTTCGGGATATTCCTTCGACGAGGTCAGGGGGGAAAATCCCCGGATTCTCGGTTCGGGTTACAAATCCCGTGAGGAATACCAGGAACTCTGGAGCACCATCGAGTCAGGCAGACAGTGGCGGGGCGAGTTCCGCAATCGCCACAAGGACGGCAGCCTGTACTGGGAGTCCGCCCTCATCGCGCCTATCCTCGACTCCGAGGGGCGAATCGCCCATTATGTAGCCATCAAGGAAGACATCACCCAGCGCCGCCATGCCGAAGAGGAGTTGCGCAAACGCGACATCAACTTCAAGAAGATCGTGGACATCCTGCCGCAGCTGGTTTCCTATATCGACAAGGATCTGTGCTACCGCTTCGTCAATGCGGCGTATTCCAACTTTTTTTCGGGCGGAAGTCTCATCGGGCGTACCGTCCCGGAGATCATCGGCGAGAAGGCCTTCGAGGCTGCACGGGGGCATATCGAGCAGGTTTTTCAGGGCAAGACGGTGCACTATGGGGCCACCCTGACGTATCCGGTCATGGGCGAGCGCTTTGTCGATGTCTATCTCATCCCGTATTATTCGAGTCATGGGGTCGTGGGCGGCTATTACGCGATTCTGAACGACCTCACCCATCTGAAGAAAATCGAGGACTCCCTGCGCCGGGCCAAGGACGAGGCGGAAGCCGCGAGCAAGCTCAAGTCCGAATTTCTGGCCAACATGAGCCACGAAATCCGCACGCCCCTGAACGGTATTCTCGGTATGCTCCAGCTCATGCAGTCCACCACGCTGGATACGGAGCAGCGCCTGTGCCTGCACACGGCCATCAAATCATCCAGACGGCTGACCCGGCTCTTGAGCGACATCCTCGACATTTCGAAAATCGAGGCCGACAAGCTGGTTTTTCGCGAACACGCCTTCGACATCATGGATGTGAACAAAGCGCTCACGGAACTGTTCGGGCAGGCGGTAAAGGAAAAGAGCGTTGCCTACGACTTCATGGTCGACCCCTGTCTTCCCAAACAGGTCATGGGCGACGAGGCGAGACTGGTGCAGGTGCTTTTCAATCTGGTCGGCAACTCTCTCAAGTTCACGGATCAGGGCCATGTCCGCGTGGAGGTCTCGGTCTTGCCATTCACGGCCGGGGCACCTCTTCGGCTGCTTTTTTCGGTCAGCGACACGGGGCAGGGCATGTCCGAGCAGATCCAGAAGGACATTTTCGAGCCCTTCATCCAGAGCGACGGATCCTACACCAGAAGGCATCAGGGTGTGGGACTGGGGTTGACCATAGTGCGCAAGCTGGTGCAGCGCATGGGCGGAAGTCTTTGTCTGGATTCGACGTCCGGGCAGGGGACGGCGATTTATGTTTCCCTGCCTTTTGGACTGCCGCCGCAGCGCACAGGGCAAGAACTCTCCTCTCGCGGGCTGTGCGACGGATTGCCCGGCCTGCGACTGCTCATGGTCGAGGACGACGCGGTCAATTTGCTCTGCGGTCAGCGCCTTCTGGAGAAAGCGGGCTATGTGGTCACTGCGGCCCGCGATGGCCAGGAGGCTCTTGAGGCGCTCCTGGGCAAGGATTTCGATCTGGTGCTGATGGACATCCAGATGCCCGTGCTCGACGGAATCCAGACCACCCGGGCCATCCGGCATGCGGCTTCCTTCGCGCACGTGTCGGACATCCCCATCATCGCCCTGACCGCTCACGCCATGGCCGGGGATCAGGAAAAATTCTTGGCGGCCGAGATGGATGGCTACCTGAGCAAGCCTTTTGACCTTTGCAAGATCAATCAGGAGATCGCCAGGGTCATCTCCCTGCCGCGCAGAGGGACGCGGCAGGAAGATTGA
- a CDS encoding PAS domain S-box protein, producing the protein MSTKEKIEVTRPEQGRKFAEPAGELETLRRRVAELEGRADAAARAEETLARQDALMQAILRNLPFDFWARDLDGKIIMQSDASVRLWGDLAASRVEETDIPDTIRNTWQDINARVYAGEVVEGEKKYVLPSGETRFYRDIVAPIRMGDGLLGILGTNVDITEQVRSIRALHASQANLASLLDSIDESAALLELDGKVITVNRTFASRVGKTVEECLGRSVYEFIPTEVALSRKRMVEDLMRNAQPLVFEDERQGLWMRHSLSPVLAPDGSVAAIATFAVDITERKRRENLLVARQRIVEYAINHSLSDLLRMALDETENLTGSTLSFLHFLNEDQGILSMQAWSTKTLQTGFSIPRDNLDLEITQSRIWSECLRTRNAVILNDQTMLDHGKGLPEGHPRLIRLVLLPIVRARKIVAILAVANKETDYTDEDVQVLIELGNLLWDILEYKRAQEELAKSEALLNMVQRLSGMGGWLWDVRQNSMIWTRELYRLHGFTPDQVEPGSPEHIRLSLACYEPDDRDRILAAFDNSVEHGAPFDLEMPFVSATGKRMRIRTRAEAIREGGQVSKVLGIFEDVTERRILEQRYETLFWHMLDGFALHEIILDAEGRPVDYRFLEVNPAFERHTGLMASDIKGRTAREVMPAIEQVWIDTYGRVALTGEPLLFEEYAAAQDKYFHVTAFRPAPMQFACIFSDVSERKRHERDLRQAKEAAEAANVAKSEFLANMSHEIRTPLNGIVGILQLLDSMELSEEHKKLVELAGTSADRLNGLLSDILDLARIESGKLTIERLPFDPEELRASTLGLFTPTSRSKGLRLEFALDPALPTMVVGDESRLRQVLFNLVGNSIKFTRTGFVRVDVSPVPGCTSSMVLFCVSDSGPGIPDHQLNEIFSPFVQGEDSYVRNHQGAGLGLAIVKRIVTLMGGSLCVDSSEKGTVMCFSIVMPEVCDARTPSVHKATSAPGARRLNILLVEDDAVSMFAVRRVLEKAGHMVTGVGDGSEVVPTLREGDFDLVIMDVQLPILDGLQATVQVRGDASLGDKSRIPIVAMTAYAMSGDREKFLSAGMDDYIAKPINATELLAMLDRLGAFSTGKS; encoded by the coding sequence ATGTCCACAAAAGAAAAAATTGAAGTGACCAGACCGGAGCAGGGTCGAAAATTCGCCGAACCGGCGGGTGAGCTCGAAACGCTGCGTCGCCGGGTGGCAGAACTGGAAGGCAGGGCCGACGCGGCGGCGCGGGCCGAGGAGACGCTGGCGCGTCAGGACGCTTTGATGCAGGCCATTCTTCGCAATCTTCCTTTTGATTTCTGGGCCCGGGATCTCGATGGAAAGATCATCATGCAAAGCGATGCTTCCGTGCGCCTCTGGGGAGATCTGGCCGCGAGCCGTGTCGAGGAGACCGATATCCCCGATACAATCCGGAACACATGGCAGGACATCAATGCCCGGGTCTATGCCGGTGAAGTGGTGGAGGGCGAAAAGAAATATGTTCTCCCCTCCGGCGAGACGCGCTTCTATCGCGACATAGTCGCGCCGATTCGCATGGGCGACGGGTTGCTCGGGATTCTGGGAACCAATGTCGACATAACGGAGCAGGTTCGAAGCATCCGCGCCCTGCACGCCAGCCAGGCCAACCTGGCTTCGCTGCTCGATTCCATCGATGAATCCGCCGCGCTTCTGGAGCTGGACGGCAAGGTCATAACGGTCAACCGAACCTTTGCCAGCCGTGTCGGCAAGACGGTGGAAGAGTGCCTGGGTCGTTCCGTCTACGAATTTATTCCCACCGAGGTGGCCCTGTCACGCAAACGCATGGTCGAGGATCTGATGCGCAACGCGCAGCCCCTGGTCTTCGAGGACGAGCGGCAGGGACTTTGGATGCGGCACAGCCTGAGTCCGGTGCTCGCGCCGGACGGGTCGGTGGCGGCCATAGCCACCTTCGCGGTGGACATAACCGAGCGCAAGCGGCGCGAGAACCTGCTCGTCGCGCGTCAGCGGATTGTCGAGTACGCCATCAATCATTCCCTGAGCGATCTGCTGCGCATGGCCCTTGACGAGACCGAGAACCTGACCGGCAGCACCTTGAGTTTTCTGCATTTCTTGAACGAGGATCAGGGAATTCTGTCCATGCAGGCCTGGTCCACAAAGACCCTGCAAACCGGTTTTTCGATCCCGCGCGACAATCTGGATCTGGAAATAACGCAATCCCGAATCTGGTCGGAATGCCTGCGCACCCGCAATGCCGTCATCCTGAACGATCAGACCATGCTCGATCACGGAAAGGGCCTGCCAGAGGGGCATCCCCGCCTGATCCGCCTGGTGCTTCTGCCCATTGTGCGCGCCAGGAAAATCGTGGCCATTCTGGCGGTGGCCAACAAGGAAACAGATTACACCGATGAAGATGTGCAGGTCCTCATCGAGCTTGGCAATCTGCTGTGGGACATTCTGGAATACAAGCGCGCCCAGGAAGAGCTGGCCAAGAGCGAAGCCCTGCTCAACATGGTCCAGCGTCTGAGCGGGATGGGCGGATGGCTGTGGGATGTCCGGCAGAACAGCATGATCTGGACCCGGGAACTCTACCGTCTGCACGGATTCACTCCTGATCAGGTCGAGCCGGGATCTCCCGAGCATATCCGGCTCAGCCTGGCCTGCTATGAGCCCGATGACAGAGACAGGATACTCGCCGCTTTCGACAACAGCGTCGAACATGGCGCTCCTTTCGATCTGGAGATGCCCTTCGTTTCGGCCACTGGAAAACGGATGCGGATTCGCACCAGGGCGGAGGCGATCCGGGAAGGTGGGCAGGTGTCCAAGGTGCTCGGCATCTTCGAGGATGTCACCGAACGCAGGATTCTCGAACAGCGTTACGAAACTCTTTTTTGGCACATGCTGGATGGTTTTGCCCTGCACGAGATCATCCTCGACGCCGAAGGGCGCCCTGTGGATTACCGTTTTCTGGAGGTCAATCCGGCCTTTGAACGGCACACCGGCCTCATGGCTTCGGACATCAAGGGCAGAACGGCGCGGGAAGTCATGCCCGCCATCGAGCAGGTCTGGATCGACACGTACGGACGGGTCGCCCTGACGGGTGAACCGTTGCTGTTCGAGGAATACGCGGCTGCCCAGGACAAGTATTTTCACGTAACCGCCTTCCGCCCTGCACCCATGCAGTTCGCCTGCATTTTCTCCGATGTCTCGGAACGCAAGCGTCACGAGCGGGATCTACGCCAGGCCAAGGAAGCCGCCGAAGCCGCCAACGTGGCCAAATCGGAATTTCTGGCCAACATGAGCCATGAGATCCGCACACCGCTGAACGGCATCGTGGGCATCCTGCAACTGCTTGACTCCATGGAACTTTCCGAAGAACATAAGAAACTTGTCGAACTGGCCGGGACCTCGGCCGATCGCCTGAACGGTCTTTTGTCGGACATCCTGGATCTGGCCAGGATCGAGTCCGGTAAATTGACCATCGAGCGCCTGCCTTTCGATCCCGAGGAGCTGCGGGCATCCACGCTGGGACTTTTTACCCCGACCTCCCGGAGCAAGGGACTGCGGCTTGAGTTTGCCCTCGATCCGGCTCTGCCCACCATGGTTGTCGGGGACGAATCCAGGCTGCGGCAAGTGCTTTTCAATCTGGTGGGCAACTCCATCAAGTTCACCCGGACAGGTTTCGTGCGCGTCGATGTCAGCCCCGTGCCGGGTTGCACGTCATCCATGGTTCTCTTTTGCGTCAGCGATTCCGGACCGGGCATTCCCGACCATCAGCTAAATGAAATCTTTTCTCCATTCGTGCAGGGTGAGGATTCCTACGTGCGCAACCATCAGGGCGCCGGGCTGGGCCTTGCCATCGTCAAGCGCATCGTGACCCTGATGGGCGGCTCTCTTTGCGTGGACAGCTCGGAAAAGGGCACCGTCATGTGCTTCTCCATCGTCATGCCCGAGGTCTGCGATGCAAGGACGCCCAGTGTTCACAAGGCGACTTCCGCACCGGGCGCCCGTAGGCTCAACATTCTTCTCGTCGAGGATGATGCCGTGAGCATGTTCGCGGTCCGGCGCGTGCTCGAAAAGGCAGGACACATGGTCACCGGAGTCGGCGACGGCAGCGAAGTCGTGCCGACCCTCAGGGAGGGTGACTTCGATCTTGTCATCATGGACGTGCAACTGCCGATCCTGGACGGCTTGCAGGCCACGGTCCAGGTGCGCGGTGATGCTTCCCTCGGGGACAAATCCCGCATCCCCATCGTGGCCATGACGGCTTACGCCATGAGCGGCGATCGGGAAAAATTTTTGAGCGCGGGAATGGACGACTATATCGCCAAGCCCATCAATGCCACGGAGCTGCTTGCCATGCTTGACAGGCTTGGAGCCTTTTCGACGGGAAAATCATGA
- a CDS encoding PAS domain-containing protein, whose protein sequence is MNVSRSNDNAFTRMGRGVSRRFLPLLLFCLFPLFSWAAGERVLFISSYHPGFPTFFQQVEGLRSEVEPAGITLDVEFMDTKRFSGTGYEALFLEQLRFKLAKIPAYDAFIVADDAALRFALDHRQELFAGRPLIFCGVNNQELAHELSGTPDITGVIESISMRETLEALWRLRPGLKTVHALVDGEPGGQGDLRTYLEQREFFAGKNLQVLGLYDMTWNELQGRLSVLGPDEAILLLSAYRDRDQVSRSFEDALEFILKHANVPVLHLWEHGLGQGILGGRIISHREQGRIAGQLTLKILAGTPAHLIPVVEGSEANRYVFDHAVLTRFGIRESLLPRGSEVRGKPVSIFSQYGAEILVAIVVLGVQMILVGALINHISRLRRAQARIKDSEMRYRALFDANSDGILAADVATRRFVFANPAVCRMFGYSEEDFQTLSVDDIHPPECLEEVMDNFRAQASGQKDTAEELPCLRRDRSVFSADIRSFLLDFHGTACAVGLFRDVTERSRILDTLRQTQERLSLAIAGSNDGIWDWDRVSDQVYFSPRWKEIIGYEDHELTNDLEEWRSRIHPEDRERVLSVNNQFFTSGASHFVIEYRLLHKDGAYRWIMGRGTCLRDKDGVPYRMAGSHADITERKAMELELVNVRDAALAASVAKSAFLANMSHEIRTPLNGMMGMLQLLDSSSLSGEQKDYVRMAELSGRRLTALLSDILDISRIEAGKLVLTERAFDLEEMRASIITLFSLPARKKGISLDVELAPDLPSSLVGDDLRLRQILFNLVGNAIKFTGEGFVHTQISLLSCLPDNGCRLLFCVSDSGEGISDELLPTIFEPFVQGEGSYVRCHQGAGLGLAIVGRLMHMMGGALAIDSSDSGSTICFSMNFRIPEDAKKTDVKRVRPEESGRRNLSILLAEDDPVNMFAAQRILAKAGHAVTPASDGGQALELLRGAEFDLILMDVQMPVMDGLEATAAIRADKTIGDKSRIPIVAMTAYAMSGDQERFLAGGMDGYIAKPLDSTTLHETIFRVVSRKNEKQKALGADVLTGSDARATDPTEA, encoded by the coding sequence ATGAATGTTTCAAGGTCGAACGACAACGCATTCACCCGGATGGGGCGGGGCGTTTCGCGACGTTTTCTTCCTCTGCTGCTGTTTTGCCTCTTCCCGCTTTTTTCCTGGGCGGCGGGAGAGCGGGTACTTTTCATAAGTTCCTATCATCCCGGTTTTCCTACCTTCTTTCAGCAAGTCGAGGGCCTGCGCTCGGAAGTTGAACCGGCGGGCATCACCCTTGATGTCGAATTCATGGATACCAAGCGATTTTCCGGGACCGGCTACGAGGCGCTCTTTTTGGAACAGCTGCGTTTCAAGCTGGCCAAAATCCCTGCCTACGACGCCTTCATCGTCGCCGATGACGCGGCCTTGCGCTTCGCCCTGGACCATCGTCAGGAGCTGTTCGCGGGGCGGCCCTTGATCTTTTGCGGTGTCAACAACCAGGAGTTGGCCCACGAATTGAGCGGCACTCCGGACATCACCGGCGTCATCGAATCCATTTCAATGCGCGAGACCCTTGAAGCCTTGTGGCGGCTTAGGCCCGGACTGAAAACCGTCCACGCGCTGGTCGACGGGGAACCGGGCGGTCAGGGAGACCTGCGCACCTACCTGGAGCAGCGCGAGTTCTTTGCCGGAAAAAACCTTCAGGTTCTCGGTCTTTACGACATGACCTGGAACGAGCTTCAGGGCAGGCTATCCGTCCTGGGGCCGGACGAGGCCATCCTGCTCCTGTCGGCATATCGCGACCGGGATCAGGTTTCCAGATCGTTTGAAGACGCCCTGGAATTCATTCTCAAACACGCGAATGTCCCGGTGCTGCATCTATGGGAACATGGCCTCGGGCAGGGAATTCTCGGCGGCAGAATCATCTCGCACCGGGAGCAGGGACGCATCGCGGGACAACTGACCCTGAAGATACTGGCGGGAACGCCAGCCCATTTGATACCGGTGGTCGAGGGCAGCGAGGCCAACCGTTATGTCTTTGACCATGCGGTTCTGACCCGTTTCGGCATCAGGGAATCCTTGCTGCCTCGGGGCAGTGAAGTCCGGGGCAAGCCTGTCTCGATTTTTTCCCAATACGGTGCGGAAATTCTTGTCGCCATCGTGGTCCTGGGCGTGCAGATGATTCTGGTGGGGGCCCTGATCAACCACATATCCAGGTTGCGCCGCGCCCAGGCCCGGATCAAGGACAGCGAGATGCGCTACAGGGCGCTCTTCGATGCCAACTCCGATGGCATCCTGGCCGCCGATGTCGCGACCCGTCGTTTTGTTTTCGCCAATCCCGCCGTGTGCCGGATGTTCGGGTATTCCGAGGAGGATTTTCAAACGTTATCAGTGGACGATATCCACCCGCCGGAATGTCTTGAAGAGGTGATGGACAATTTCCGCGCACAGGCCTCCGGGCAAAAAGACACTGCGGAAGAACTGCCCTGTCTGCGCCGGGACAGGAGCGTTTTTTCGGCGGATATCCGCAGTTTTCTGCTCGATTTCCATGGAACCGCCTGCGCCGTGGGCCTGTTTCGCGACGTGACCGAACGCAGCCGGATTCTTGATACCCTGCGTCAGACCCAGGAGCGCCTGTCCCTGGCCATCGCCGGCAGCAACGATGGAATTTGGGATTGGGACCGGGTGTCCGACCAGGTCTACTTTTCGCCGCGCTGGAAGGAGATCATCGGGTACGAAGACCATGAGCTGACCAATGATCTGGAGGAATGGCGGAGCAGGATTCATCCCGAGGACAGGGAGCGAGTGCTGTCCGTGAACAATCAGTTCTTCACCAGTGGCGCGTCCCACTTCGTCATTGAATACAGACTGCTGCATAAGGACGGGGCCTATAGGTGGATCATGGGGCGCGGGACCTGCCTGCGCGACAAGGACGGCGTGCCTTACCGCATGGCCGGTTCACACGCGGACATCACCGAACGCAAGGCCATGGAACTCGAACTTGTGAACGTACGCGACGCGGCCCTGGCCGCAAGTGTGGCCAAGAGCGCCTTTCTGGCCAACATGAGCCACGAGATCCGCACGCCGCTCAACGGCATGATGGGCATGCTGCAGCTGCTGGACAGTTCCTCCCTGAGCGGAGAGCAGAAGGATTACGTGCGCATGGCCGAGCTTTCCGGCCGGCGTCTGACCGCTCTTCTGTCCGACATCCTTGACATTTCCCGGATCGAGGCCGGCAAACTGGTGCTCACGGAACGCGCTTTTGACCTTGAAGAGATGCGTGCTTCCATTATAACCCTTTTTTCTCTCCCCGCGCGGAAGAAGGGCATAAGTTTGGATGTCGAACTGGCCCCGGATCTTCCTTCAAGCTTGGTGGGGGATGATCTGCGGCTGCGGCAGATCCTTTTCAACCTGGTCGGGAATGCGATCAAGTTCACCGGCGAAGGTTTTGTGCACACGCAGATCAGTTTGCTGTCCTGCCTGCCGGATAACGGATGTCGGCTTCTTTTTTGCGTCAGTGACAGCGGCGAGGGCATAAGCGACGAACTTCTGCCCACCATTTTCGAGCCTTTCGTGCAGGGCGAGGGGTCCTATGTGCGTTGCCATCAGGGGGCGGGTCTTGGCCTGGCCATTGTCGGGCGACTCATGCACATGATGGGCGGGGCGCTGGCCATCGACAGTTCGGACTCGGGTTCGACGATATGTTTTTCCATGAATTTCAGGATTCCGGAAGACGCGAAGAAAACAGACGTCAAGCGCGTTCGGCCTGAAGAATCCGGGCGCCGGAACCTGTCCATTCTGCTGGCCGAGGACGACCCGGTGAACATGTTCGCCGCCCAGCGCATCCTGGCCAAGGCGGGACATGCCGTCACCCCGGCCTCGGACGGCGGTCAGGCCCTTGAATTGCTGCGTGGAGCGGAATTTGACCTGATCCTCATGGATGTTCAGATGCCGGTCATGGATGGTCTGGAAGCCACGGCGGCGATTCGTGCCGACAAGACCATCGGGGACAAATCCCGCATCCCCATCGTGGCCATGACCGCTTATGCCATGAGCGGCGACCAGGAGAGATTTCTGGCCGGAGGCATGGATGGCTACATCGCCAAGCCTCTGGACAGCACGACTCTCCATGAAACCATTTTTCGTGTCGTTTCCCGCAAAAATGAAAAACAAAAAGCATTGGGTGCCGACGTCCTCACCGGAAGCGATGCTCGGGCCACCGATCCCACGGAAGCATGA